CTGCCTGTACCTTGTGATGCTACATCAGCTACGCTCTTTCCTTGCTGCCCAGCGATAAACcccaaaatagaaaatattgcAAAGCCAGCGAACACACTGGTGGCACAGTTTGTGATGGAAATTATAAGGGAGTCCCtggataaaatagaaaatagcgATAAAAAAAATGTCGATACTTTTTGACAGCTTTTTTGAAAAGGGCGCGTAAAGACTGCTAAGGCTGCTCTTACTTCAGAATGTTATTGTTCTTGTTATTATAGCTGGCGAATGTCAGGTTGACACCCATTCCCATTGCTAAGGAGTACAGAACCTGTGCCGCTGCATCAATCCACACcttccaaaacaaaacaactgatTCATTAGCTACTGGCCGGACTATATACATCAATAGTCACTCTATACTCTATACTCTGTACCCTACAATCCGTTGGGTAGCCTGGGATCGAGAGTGACCGCGAGCGCTTATGGGATTCCTTAGCTACGGGGAACGTGCGTAATTTTCTGTTCTGAAAGGCACAGAGCAACTTCTATGTGGTTTTGGCATTATTCAACTTGGTCTCACGAAGTCCGTGCTCCCAGCCCAGACGATCCCATAAACTCTCCCTTACCTTCCTGGTCCCCAGGGCCTTTCTCGCCCCTCAGTCCCAATGTACGTGCTCCTTCAACATATGGGAGCAATTGAAAGTGTATTTTACCATGGCCAGTTCAGAACTAAATCGTACACcgagaaaaattaattaaaagagATACTGCCGAGATTTAGGATCTCACCAGCTAAAGATACCTCTGACAACCACCCGCCACCTTAGAATCCAGAAGGAAACTGAGCCGAGTTAAGTTTCGCAAAGACTTTTGGGATTGTTACAAGAGACAAGGAAAAAagttggccaatagctgaccggcgcgtctcCAGTAACGAGCCCAGAATCAATTGTGGGACGCATTTCGGCCCCAATTCCCTTGTCTTTTCTTAAATGGCAAATAACACTAGTCAATACTGTACCTTTGGATCTGCGAGTCTCTCCCAAGAGGGAACAAGGTAGAATACCAGTCCATCTTTAGCCCCAGGTAGAGTGACCCCTCGGAAAAACAAGATTACCAAGATAACGTAAGGTGCTGTGGCTGTTACGTACACGACCTGCAAATAATACCAAAACGACCTCAGGTTTTTTTAACGACGTGTTCTGATGCAAGCTGGTGTCCCCGTGGAGTCATTTACATCCCAAAGGGTTGCACCGGGGCTAAGAGCGAATTCTACagcatttttcaaaggggtatTGCAATATGCGCACTCAGTTCAATTAATCAATTATAGGGATAAATTATagagacaaattgcctgttgcCGTGTGAGTTTCTCGGCGAGAAATGTATCAGATTCTAGTTAGGATATTTCTGTGCATACCTTTAGTGGAATAATCAGTGGTCTTCGAGGTATGCACGTATTAGTACGCGTGTATAAATTTTACCTCTATATGAAATGAATGGTATTCTAAGCAAGTAAACTCAGGGGTGGATAGGAGCAACTATAACTAATGCCAAGCCAAACCAAGTTATTCTTCATGTGATCACCTTTCCAGTCGTTCGCACGCCTTTCCATATACAGAAATAAACTAATATCCAGGCCACTAACACGCTGATTGTAATAGGTACATTGAGAGAGCCTGGTTCATCAATCCCGCTTGAAATCCTCAGCGTTTCCTTTCTGTTGATAAAATAAACAACCCTGATAATGACAAAGAACGTCCCCCTAAAGGATTAGGAAGAGCATTTGAGAATGTCGGAGACGGGACATCCATTTACGTGGTCTTCAATTACATTTAGTTTACGACTGCGTATTGGTCCAGCTTCAATCTCGCTTTGTGGACCAGCGATCCATTCCTCCCATATTGTGCAGTCTCTTTAAAACCACCTATACAATAAATCTTAATTACCACACCGTCCTGCATGCATGTTATGTCGTTCGCTGCTTCGTGACGATATTTCGCCAGCCTCTAGGACACGCATGATCTTGATCCTTAATTTTTACGGCCCGAGTAAAAAGTCTCTGATTGAAACACTGCTCATAACAAGCAGAAATTTCACTGAccgcaattttttttccatcgcATTACCATGATAAAAATCGGAATAGCAAACAGACAAAACAAGGAATCTCTTGCCTCACTTTCACCCAAAGGCCAGGATACACAGCACGCATCTGTAAAGTGGCCTAAGAAGGTAAGCGGCTTAGCCTAGAACAACTTACACGAGGAATTCCCGACTGGGGGAAGACCCGGATGCATTAGGATTTGAAGCGTTGTAGACATAGCAGTCTGGTGTGTTCCACGGGTGATGACATCCCACCCATGGAATATCCTTCTTGAAAGCCTGATAGAAGTAAAACAGAGACCACGCCATGATTACGTTATAGTAGACTGATACCAGGAATGAGACAGCGATGCTTGCAAAGCCGATTCCTAAGGAAGAAAAGAATAAGGCAAGACTTATTCAGGTTTTAGTACAtgccagtggcggatccagaccttcggGAAaactggggggaggggggtagtctaaaaaaaaaatgtgttttcggCCTTTCGGGccttagtttggtctaaaaataagggagaGGCCCGGCCCCCCCCACCCGGGCCCCTttccctggatctgccactttATGCAGTTCTCCAACATAGTAAATATCGTCAGCCACTTAAACCGAAATGATAGCGATTTAAGGCAAGAGGGGTACAAATTACCTCTGAGTAACGGACatagcttgttccaggcgtGCACTGGTTCTGACTGAGTAAATTGTCCCACACATTgttcaaggaaaaaaatcggTACCCCTCCAAATGCCAGAAAGAGTAGATAAGGAATCAAAAATGCCCCtgcagaaacaaaaaaagaccaTCACTAACATCAGTACTGAGGAAAAATACTTAAGTTAGTTCTCTATTCAAGCAATAGTACAACTGGACGGTAAACTGCGCCTAGGGTAACTTTTGCTTTGCAAATTCTGTTGAGAGTTTTCTTAAGCTTTGCTAAGCTGTTTAGCAAGCCGGTGAAAAATATGAAGGGAGTTTCCTTTTGTTGCGCTGTCTCATAGTTTCAATCATTTTGTTTAATGACTTATTCCTGCCAGccttttaaaagtttttctacgttttcaaTGCTTCGAATGTTAGAAACGCGTCCGTTTTAGGCTAATCGCATACTCGGCTTCGATTCCTTTCTTTCGTTTCCATTCCTCACCTGGAAACTTTCAATGCGTCGTAGGTTAAAAACCGTCCACTGGTGACCAGAACCCAAAAGTATACTCGGCCTCCATTCCGATCTCTTCCCCACTTAGAAATTTATCACGTACTGTGTTTTTTGTGAATAAACCTATCGATACCTACCGCCTCCATTTTTAAAGCACATGTATGGAAATCTCCACATGTTTCCATATCCTACGCAGAAACCAATGCACGcgaacaaaaactcaatttttctgCTCCAACGATCTCGGCCTTCCTTGTCTACTACAAAGACAGGCTTTTCCTCATGATGTTCGGGTTTTCTCTCCAAAGTAAACGTTACAGATCCGCTGTCTAGAGTGTTCATGTCTGGAAACAAATACATACACAAACAAGAAGAGATTGGTATGGTGGCCCGCTAACGCCATAGcaattttgcacttttttggtgaaatttaGACACTTTCCattctattttcctttattttttctttttaatttgttttctttgattatttttatcttttttttatttcttttcttttaattatttttatctttattaaaaatttcttttcttttaatgatttttatcttatttttttttcgttctcccttttttaactttaattatttcttcttactttttattttgatttattttgtaatttttatttcatttggttatacaatttttttgtttaataaaaatttacagtgatctaattttgaaaaaaaagtctctAACCCAGCAACGCCATAGACCAGAATTCCTCGCGCGCAACGAAGCGTTCCTCGTGCGCTTTTTCTCACTTCAGTCAATCGCCCGTGCCACATTTCTGCATGCAACATGTCGAAAAGGATTTCTAACACAAAACAGTTAATTGAATTTTTAACATATTGACAACAGAGAAATTTTGCTAGTCAAGTCAGCGAAAGTTGTTTGAAACCTAAAGGACTTTAAATTGCTATCCTAACTCTAAAGCCCCATATTGATATAAAGTTTAAGGGTCCGCTTTCAGTGACGTCAATGGACCGCAACAAGAGAACGTCTGTTCTTTTGAtggtaagaaaagaaaagaaggtcGTAAGAAAAGTTTCAAAAGCTTATGTAAGTCACCGAACTGTTCTAGATTTTTTTTCAACGAAAACGAACACTTCAGCGTAAATTATAGAAACAGTACTACGTTTGCGCATTTGTTAGCTTCAAAACAGCACGTAAAGACAGAATATTTTAGGACCATAAAAGTGGAAGATATTTGCTCTTTGGGGGGCGCGCGACACTACATGACCCCCGCTTTTCATTTCTTTCGTTCAAGTTCAAGgtcatttattcacacttattcaattacaatacaacaacaataagaaaaaaaagacgtacaaacagagctaactatacactgaattaaacataacaaaggaaaaaagtgtgtaacagccaaaggagccaagctttcgagttggctactACCACAGAGCGGTTACAAGTGGGTGGAGGTTATACGGATGACCTTAGTTATTCGAACTAAAGTTCATTTCCTTAGCCTTGCCACACTTTTTGTGTCGTTCTACTATATTTAATTCCAGCTCTGCTATTATGAATTCCCCATTATTTAAACTAATCTTTGTTGCCTATGGACTTGACAAAGATGTTAAAATGTATTTGGCGGAATGCATCAAGAGGTTTCTCACAAAGATCAACTGAACTTTTAATTTAatctattttgaaattttcggTTAATAAAGGCTACAAGCAAAAGTTTGGTACTTTTGTACTATGCTAGTTATTTCGAGCCCCTGTTCAAATCCGACTATCTCCTCCCCTTCAATTGAGGAGCGTTCAATGGTATTGGCCTTTTACCAGAAACGAGAACTGCTGTAAACAACGAATGATAAGTATATTGAACCCTGTTTTTATACTGTCATCTAGTGGAGCTTGGTTTAAATTCAAAGACAAATATAAAAAGTTTGAAAGTATAACCGGGGAGAGCTATGCGTGGGCATTAGCCACTGATCAGAGGATATGGGTCGTTCGGGCCTTCAATTCTCACAGAGTTTGTGAAGTGCTTTGCATTCACTACCTCTCTATAAACAGTCCAAATTTCATGCCATTcttgaaatttctttcattGATAGTTTTGTGAACCTTTCGAAAATCGTAAATAACATATGCCTTTGTTAGCCCCGGTGAACCGCTTTCCCGCCCCTTCCCTAGGCAATATAACAGTGAACAATGGTTACATAAACTGCTCTGGATGAGTAAGTCTAGTTTCAAAATTCCACCATATCAAATAACTACGCCTAGAGCATTGGAGACATTGAAAGCAATGTAGTTCAAAGCTAAAAGAATGTTTGAAACTGTTTATGATACGACTTAATAGATACCGCCAAGGTGGAGGGCCATCATTAATTACAAATATTAAAAGGCGAAAATATTAAGAGCCGTCAACACGCGCTTTTGTTGTTCTGTCTTCCTAGTAGTTTCAAGTCGTATATTAAACGGGTCTCGCTGCACGCAGAATTATGTATCAAAGGAAGCTGAAAAAAATTCCTGACTTAACCGGAGAGGCTTTCCGCACAACTACAAACATAGCATGCACATGTGCTTTTCGAGCTTTTCAATATCAAAATACGTCAAGTACGTTCTTAAAATTGGGTCTACGCAAAACACGAACCAGTTTGTTTGCATGTACTTCACAAACGATACGCAGCcttacttttttttgtcttctcaAAAGATGGACAATTATATTGTATTTATAAAACAAACGTACCCACCAGCCACTATCGCCATGTTTATTTTAAGGTGAACTGAACATAATTAATTTGTGTACCAGCCGTGCATGGCGCCCGCGACAAGATCTCcggaaattattatttatttactttcaaACCACTAATCTCAATTGTTTTTGTTCCCTCATTAtaacaatttcttttcaaaaaggACTCAAGAAACGGAATTTCCGCACACATATCATTCAACATATTACCTGATCTGAGCCGGCTTCATTAGGAACAATGAGTTGTCATTTTGACATATGGATTTCTAGGGGAACGTGGAGAGCTCCATAGAACTCCGTATTTATGGTCTTTACGGGGTAATCACGGCTCGTACAGTCTTAAAAAGTAAACGAGTATGCTTTATAGCCAAAGAAAAAGGCGTCCTCCAATTGTTTACATCTGAATACTGTGTATACACATGTGTTCCCAATTCCCAATCGCTGACTACCTTGCTCACTCTTGCTCATTTGATTCTAGGCCGGCAGAAAAACTTGCAGAAATGACCAGCTTTTCTACGATTATTCAAAAAAACTGTTGCGTACAATTACACCCGATCTCTAAAATTTCTACTTGCCTCTCACCTGTAGATCTTGTTCTTCTTGAGGAGAGCAAAGGCAACAACAAACCACGCACATGCACACTTGTGGTCACAGCGGTCAATCTCCGGTTTGCTTGCCGCGCGAAGGGCTACGGTTTTCAATATTTGTTGTCATGTCTGATCTAATTTGCCAAGATCAATAAACCAGACCAGCACACGTGGTCACGCAAGTCTATTTTATGTGTACCCCACGTCCCCGCCCACGCGCACGTAGCGAGAACTTTTACCGGAACTCAGTTATAGGGCACGCATCCTTAATGGCTTCCATAAGGGTTTCCTTAATCTATTTATCATATAGCCTGGATTTGCTGTAGCCTAGGAGCAGGCTCTCTTTTGCGAGTTTGGGGAAAATTTTGCGGCGAAGCGCGAGCCGGCGAAGCCACAATTCGACACAATGCACTTTTCCTCGCCCGCGAGTTCCCTATCCAGGTCTCGAGAGACAAGTCTGCTTGCAACGTACCTAATACCCCAATTAAGGTCCCAAAAAAATACATGATACCCGATAAATCAAGgtaattttttctcctttttctttgcCAGTTTTTCGTGTCTCATTCCGTATAAAGCTTAACCCTTCATGATATAAGCAGTACGTTCACAGGCTGGCATCCCAGACAAGGAACTCAGGATGCGTGATGAGGAAACGTTTGGAGAAAAAGATAGTCCGGTATcgatttcaatatttatttttaattttttaaatatatttgacGGATAAAGCACCATAAAGGGCACTATCACGGGAATTCTTGCCATACTATTAAAAAAAGGTATAGACTTAAAAGCGAATTCTAAGGAAGAAAACCAATCGAGTATAAGAATTTCTGGCAGCCTCCGTAGCTGGCGGTAGAGGAGactgtttacaaacattgtttttgttattcgaATTTGAAACGAATGAAACAAAGAATCGTTTGTGGTAAGAACCAATGCACTTCCGGTCAACACATTAATATCAACAGGTGAAGTCAGCGTAAGTATCTGTGACTGTTGACAAAACAACGACCACACAAGCATCCTTGGAATGAATTCGGCTGTAAAGAAGCGAGACGAATTGGCCTTCGGAAAGCACTTGCGCACTCTAATCTAGCCGTGTCCCAGCTACGAAGGCTACATTCTGGCGGTTTTTCCAAAGAGTATGGCAAAAATCCGATCCTTGTCCTCTTCATCATTTTTGGCCCT
The sequence above is a segment of the Porites lutea chromosome 3, jaPorLute2.1, whole genome shotgun sequence genome. Coding sequences within it:
- the LOC140929250 gene encoding sodium- and chloride-dependent GABA transporter 1-like, with protein sequence MNTLDSGSVTFTLERKPEHHEEKPVFVVDKEGRDRWSRKIEFLFACIGFCVGYGNMWRFPYMCFKNGGGAFLIPYLLFLAFGGVPIFFLEQCVGQFTQSEPVHAWNKLCPLLRGIGFASIAVSFLVSVYYNVIMAWSLFYFYQAFKKDIPWVGCHHPWNTPDCYVYNASNPNASGSSPSREFLVKETLRISSGIDEPGSLNVPITISVLVAWILVYFCIWKGVRTTGKVVYVTATAPYVILVILFFRGVTLPGAKDGLVFYLVPSWERLADPKVWIDAAAQVLYSLAMGMGVNLTFASYNNKNNNILKDSLIISITNCATSVFAGFAIFSILGFIAGQQGKSVADVASQGPGLAFIAYPAALAELPVPQAWAVLFFFMLIMLGLDSQFGQVEIVAACIIEHYPRKLSRYRELVVLVICVILFLLGLSCVTEGGIYVFNLFDSFSAGLSLLFIVFLELIVVAWIYGAERFARDVEDMIGHPISKWWLICWKYVSPLMVLGILLFSLIKSSRIKYEDYVYPAWGEAVGWIIAATSMLFVPIFIVKTIVDIYCFEKGGTSSAQTLHTAIFVPNEFNAMEMKHVEGGIEPPVYISNM